The Pseudomonas sp. DG56-2 genome contains a region encoding:
- a CDS encoding TetR/AcrR family transcriptional regulator: MDAALRCTNFEERRDRALALFAEKGFGQVSMRELASHLGLTAGSLYHHFPSKQDLLYDLIEELYEELLATLKKGRRAHQQTLSEVIAAHWALHAERPLQFRLAERDQCCLSPDQQARIGQLRQQYETALLRMIVPKATLGGQALVATAHVIANLLNSVPSWLQASQLPQAQGLALMESMVLGGIERTLRGESLTSMV; this comes from the coding sequence ATGGACGCCGCTTTGCGTTGTACGAATTTCGAAGAGCGGCGTGACCGGGCTCTGGCGCTGTTCGCCGAGAAGGGTTTTGGCCAGGTGAGCATGCGCGAACTGGCCAGCCACCTGGGCTTGACGGCGGGGTCGCTGTACCACCACTTCCCCAGCAAGCAGGACCTGCTCTACGATCTGATCGAAGAGCTGTATGAGGAATTGCTTGCGACCCTCAAAAAGGGGCGTCGTGCTCATCAGCAGACGCTCTCTGAAGTAATCGCTGCACACTGGGCGCTACACGCCGAGCGCCCCTTGCAGTTTCGCCTCGCTGAACGCGACCAATGCTGCCTGAGCCCGGATCAGCAGGCGCGCATCGGTCAACTGCGCCAACAGTATGAAACGGCTCTGCTGCGCATGATCGTGCCCAAGGCTACCTTGGGTGGCCAGGCGCTGGTGGCAACGGCCCATGTCATTGCCAATCTGCTCAACAGCGTACCCAGTTGGTTGCAGGCTTCACAGCTGCCCCAGGCCCAAGGGCTGGCGCTGATGGAAAGCATGGTGTTGGGTGGGATCGAGCGTACGCTGCGCGGTGAAAGCCTCACGTCGATGGTTTGA
- a CDS encoding 3-hydroxybutyryl-CoA dehydrogenase has translation MSIEHIAVIGAGTMGNGIAQVCAVAGYQVTLIDVSDAALERGLATLRKNLERQVSKQVLAADLAEAAVARIRTSTDYTQLQQAQMVIEAATENLELKVRILQQIATSVSSECVIATNTSSLSITQLGAAVSHPERFIGVHFFNPVPMMALVEIIRGLQTNDATHATAMALTERVGKTPISAGNRPGFVVNRILVPMINEAIFVLQEGLASAEDIDIGMRLGCNQPIGPLALADLIGLDTLLAILEAFHEGYSDSKYRPAPLLKEMVAAGYLGRKSGRGFFTY, from the coding sequence GTGAGTATTGAACATATTGCGGTGATCGGCGCTGGCACCATGGGCAATGGCATTGCCCAAGTCTGTGCAGTGGCCGGTTACCAGGTTACCTTGATCGATGTTTCCGACGCCGCGCTGGAGCGCGGCCTGGCCACCTTGCGTAAAAACCTGGAGCGTCAGGTCAGCAAGCAGGTTCTGGCCGCCGACCTCGCCGAGGCGGCTGTCGCGCGGATCCGCACCAGCACCGACTACACCCAGTTGCAGCAGGCACAAATGGTGATCGAGGCGGCCACCGAGAACCTCGAACTGAAAGTGCGCATTCTCCAGCAGATTGCCACTAGCGTCAGCAGTGAGTGCGTGATTGCAACCAACACGTCGTCGCTGTCGATCACTCAGTTGGGCGCGGCGGTCAGCCATCCCGAGCGCTTTATCGGTGTGCATTTCTTCAACCCGGTGCCGATGATGGCCTTGGTCGAGATTATTCGCGGCCTGCAAACCAACGATGCCACCCACGCCACGGCCATGGCCCTGACCGAGCGGGTCGGCAAGACGCCTATCAGCGCCGGCAACCGTCCAGGCTTCGTGGTCAACCGTATCCTGGTGCCGATGATCAATGAGGCGATCTTCGTGCTGCAGGAAGGCCTGGCCAGTGCCGAAGACATCGACATCGGCATGCGCCTTGGCTGCAACCAGCCAATTGGCCCACTGGCCCTGGCGGATCTGATCGGCCTGGACACCCTGCTGGCCATTCTCGAGGCCTTTCACGAAGGCTATAGCGACAGCAAATACCGCCCTGCACCCCTGCTCAAGGAAATGGTTGCCGCCGGCTACCTGGGGCGCAAGAGCGGTCGTGGTTTCTTCACCTACTGA